GGCAAGGTGGTGGATCTAATCCTCCTCCTAACCGTAATAGGATAACTCATGCTAGTTACTTAGAGCAAGTGATCGGCAGAGCCATTCAGAACGCTAATCAACTACTAACCTCTCGTGATCCTGGACTGGCTACTGGAGTACCAGGCTTTTACCTAGAATTTTATATTAAAGCTGACGAAACGATTGCTTTAAAATCTTTAGAAAACCAGACAAAAAAGATTGAATTGGTAGCAGTCAAGAAAATACCAGGGGAAGAAGATATGGTTATGGCAACAGTCTTCATCCCAGCATCAGCCTCTAATTACTTCTTGAAAAAAGTAGAAGAATATCGAGATAAAAATACAAAGAACGACAAGCCCAAAAATGATGCGCTTGTATCCCGGTTAGAAACTGTTGAAATTGGGACAATCAAATCACTATTCACGGATGATCCGGCTCTATTTCCAGAAGATGGGCGAGAGGTTTGGTGGGAAGTTTGGCTCCGAAAAGGTAAACAAAAGGAATTTAAAGAGATTACTGGAAAGCTGGAAATTCCGACAAAACCTCATGCACTTTCTTTCCCAGAGCGTGAGATTGTTTTAGCCATGTCTGATATGGAAGCAATGGCACGAGTCATCCATAATTCTGATGCAGTAGCAGAATTACGCATTGCCAAAGATACGCCATCAATGTTTCTTGAAATGCCATCTTTAGAACAAGAGCAATGGGTTAATGACCTAGAAAAACGACTACTTGAACCAGGGAAACACGCAGTATCAATCTGTTTATTAGATAGTGGGGTCAATATAACTCACCAGCTACTTTCATTAGGGCTTGCTTCAGATGATCGGCACACCGTCGAACCGTCTTGGGGTGTTAATGATAGTCCTTATTGGCGTGGTCATGGTACAGCAATGGCTGGTTTATGTTTGTATTCTGATTCACTCATCGATCTGTTAGCAACATCCGAAGAAGTGAAACTTCTACACCGAATTGAATCAGTGAAAATTCTTCCCAATACTGGACAAAATCAACCTGAGCTTTACGGTGCAATCACAGAACAGGGTGTTTTTTTACCTGAAATTCAAGCTCCAGATCGCCGTCGAGTTTTTTGTATGGCGGTAACGAGTCCTATAGACTCTAAAAATAGAGGAACACCCTCATCTTGGTCAGCAGCAGTGGATCAGCTATGCTTCAATGATGGTGAATTCCGACGACTGATGATTATTTCCGCAGGTAATATTTTTCAAGATATCTTTTCAGATAATTACCTCAATATTAATGATATTGAAACCATAGAAAATCCTGGGCAGGCTTGGAATGCTCTAATTGTAGGTGCATATACTGAAAAAATTAATATTCTTGACCCTAACTATAGGGGTTGGCAACCCTTAGCACATGGAGGCGATCTTTCTCCTCGTAGCCGTACTTCGGTTGCATGGGATACTCAATGGCCGATTCGTCCTGATGTAGTTTTTGAAGGTGGAAATATGGCGTTTGATGGTCAAAACCCAGCAGAGACTATTAACGATCTTTGTCTACTAACAACTCACTACCGCCCGAATATAAGAATGTTTGATCACATGAGCGATACAAGTTGTGCAACTGCTCTCGCTAGTTATATGGCGACACGCATTATGTCAGAACATCCTAACTATCGTCCAGAAACAGTACGCGCACTAATTGTCCACTCGGCGGAATGGACTCCAGCAATGCAGAATCACTTTCAGGGTGCATCTTCTAAAACTGCTAGAGGTTCGCTTTTGAGGCGCTATGGTTATGGAGTTCCTGATTTAAGCCGTGCTCTTCAAAGTGCTAGTAATGATTTAACCCTAATCATTGAAGACGAACTCCAATCATTTTGTTTAGGAAAAAGCAACATTAAAACTAAGGAAATGAAGCTTCATAAGTTACCTTGGCCAAGTGAAGAACTAGAAAAGTTAGGAGAGGCAAATGTAGAATTAAAGATTACTTTATCTTACTTTATTGAACCCAATCCAGGGGAGCGTGGCTGGGCATATCGTCACCGTTATCCTTCCCACGGTTTGCGCTTCAAGGTCAAAGACTCTTTAGAAACTGATGATGAGTTTCAATGGCGAATTAATGAAGCTGTCCGAAATGAAGAGGAAAACAAGAAAAGCTCAAGTAGTCCTGAAGACAAGAATTGGTTTCTTGGGCCAAATACCAGAGATGGAGGTTCGATACATTCTGATATTTGGCATGGTACTGCTGTTGAATTAGCTCGGAAAGATGCGATCGCTATATATCCAGTGGGGGGATGGTGGAAAGAGAAAAAATATTTAGAGCGCTACAATGAGATGGCTCCCTATTCACTCATTATTTCAGTTCGAGTTCCAGGAGTTGAAGTTGACATTTACACTCCCGTTTCAAATTTAGTGAGTACGTCTATTGAGATCTATGCTTAAAAACTTATACGGAATCTATTCAACTAATTTATTGATGGAAAGTTAAGAAAAATCATTACTTTACAGCCCAGCAAATTCTTTATCTTGTCGGACATGGGGTGCATGATAAGCTACTACGATATCTTTCTAAGGTTGGTTGTTTTTTGAGGTAAGATGCTGAGTAATCAATTCAGCCGCTAAACGATTTCCAGAGATATTCCAGTGGGTATCATTGGGTTTATAGAGGCGGGTTTGTTGAGAAGCAGCCTTAAAATAAGGTAATAAATCCAAATAATCAATATTAGCTTGTTGTAATTGTTCTGTTAACATTCGGTTGGGGAGTTCAAAGTCTAATAAATTCTCATTCTTAGGATCAAACACTTGTTTGACTTGTTTTTGAAGTTGGGAATTGACTTGAACTTCATCAGGAATGATCACAACCGTTAAAGGGATCTTTTGAGAATCACAAATTTGTTTAATTTTAAGTAAATCTTGAACTGCATCCTCTACAAAGCTTTTAAAAATACCGTCAGCAGGGTTTCTCACAAACATATTACTTTTATTTACAGTATCTTGGAGATATTTTTCATCATTAAATGTGGGTATATTATCATTATATTTAACCGTTGTTGGGTTCAGAACTTTACCTTTATAATTACTTTGAATCTTAATCAAAGATTTAATTAAAGCAATCACATAGGATTTTTCCTCAGTTCTCAGGTTAGCGGTCATATAATTATCTAAAAAATCATTACCAATATAGAAAAATACAATCACTCGATCTGGGTTGAGTTTTAATCCTTCATTGACTAAAATTGATAAATAATCCCTTGGCCCCATTCCGGGTATTCCCATATTAATCACTTCTGTTTTTTGACCGGACTGGTTTAATTTTTCCTCTAAAAGCGTCAAATAATTATATTGATAGGGAACAACACCATAAGCAAAGGAATCTCCTATCCCTAAAATTCGATAAATTCCCGCAGGTTTTTCAACGGTAAATTCAACGTCTTTAAAACCTTGGGAATTTAACTTAAAGTCATAGTCGGGGGCGTTAGGTTTTCCGCGAAACCGATTATAGGAGGAATCATAAAACACAAAACTGGGATTAATTTTATTATAAATTCTTAAGGTTATTTCGGACATTACAAAGGTAATTAAGGCAATTAAGGCGGTTTGTCCGAGAATTTTACTAAAAGCTTTGAGTTTAAGTTTTTGCATTTTAAATTTTTTCCGAGGAAGGAGGTAAACGTTTAAAAAATTGTTGAGTTTTTTCTAATAACTGATTAAATAGGATATTCGCAGCAAGTTGATTTCCGGCTGTATTCCAGTGAGGTTCCTGTAACAGATATAAAGGACGCTGTTTTTGTTCCGCTTGAAATTGCGGTAAGAAATCAAGATAAGCAATTTGTTGTGTTTTAAGATAAGGAATCAGAAGATTTTGCATACAGATGGGATCATAATTTTTTAAATTTAATTCATATTTTTGGGTGAGTTGATTTAATAACTGAGGGTTGACTTGAAATTCATCGGGATAAATGGCAACGATAAATTGAATATTTTGCTGTTTTAACAGCTTGTTCATTTCATCAATGCTTTGGAAAATATAGTTAATATTATCATTCCAGGTTCCATTTTGCAAATCTTTGCGTTTACAAAAGTCTAAGCGAGTTTTTTCCGTATCCAGAAAGGTTTCTAAGGATAAAATACCCGGAGATTTTTCTGGGGGAGATGAATTAGAAACGAATTGAAATTGATAGGGAGAGAAAGATGGAATAACAGATTGTTGTTTGGCTTTGGATGCTTCTTGAAAAACTTTATATTTTTGTTGAAGAAACAGGAGGAAACGAGATTGATTAATAATGGGATAACCCAAGATTTTTAATTCTTTGCGTTTATCAATATCAATATAAATATCATTAACAATAATCCGTTTACGGTTAGGGTCAGCATCAATAAAATCATTTCCGACAAAAAACCCTAAAACGACTAAATCAGGATGATATTGTAAAGCATATTTTTTTAATAACGCTAACTGTTCTCCCGTATGGGTTCCGGGGTATCCTGCATTAATCACTTCAACATTAGGTTTTTGATAATAGCGTTCAAATTTTTTTTCTAATAACGCCGTATAATTTCCGTCTTGTCCTCCCGCCCAGTTAAAAGAATCACTCAGAATTAAAATTCGATAGTTTCCGGGTTGTTTTTGTAGGGGATAATCTCGATCATTAAAGCCAAATTGATTATTACCATTCGCATAGGGACGAATTTTAAACCCTAAATCTGGATCATATTGATATAGTCCTTGAGATAAATAAGGTTCAAGGACAATCATTAACACTTCTACTAAAAATAAGGGTAAGATTGTCCAACAAAATAACAATAGTAAGCTTTGGCGGAGGGATTTTAAACGCAATTGGGAGAACTTTTTAAACATGAATCAAAAGGAAATGGAAATGAGCGATCGCAAACATCCTAAACCCAGTTTATAACGTTTAACCTTCTTCGGGTTCAAGAGCAGAAGCGGGGTAATTTTCAGGGTCAGGTAAAGGGACAATTAACACTTTATCGACTCGGTTTCCATCCATATCCATAACTTCAATCCGAAGATTTTGCCATTCAAAATGATCCGCCGCCGTTGGAATACGCCCTAAATGGGTAATGACAAAACCGGCTACGGTGTGATAATTTCCTTCTGATTCTTCTAATAAATGTTCTAAATTGAATAACTCCAAAAATTCCTCAACGGGTAACATTCCATCCAACAACCAAGACCCATCTTCTCGTTGAACTTTCTGGGGTTCTTCGGGATTTTCCCAAGACGGAATATCCCCGACTAACTCCATTAAAATATCATTTAACGTAACTAAGCCTTGAATCACCCCATATTCATCGACCACCAACGCAAAATGGGTTTCTCCCTGTTTAAATAATTCTAAAATTTTTAAAACCGATGTAGTTTCCGGTACAAATAACGGACGACGTAAATTAGCCGTTAAATCTAAGGGTTGACCCGATAAAGATTGGGTTAATAAATCCGTGACTTTAATAAACCCGACAACATGATCTAAATCTTCTTGACAAACCAAAATCCGAGTATAAGAACTTTCGGAAATACTTTGACGATTTTCTTCAACTGGATCATCAATATCAATCCAAAAAATCTCCGGGCGAGGCGTCATTAAAGTTCGCACTTGGCGATCGCCTAATTCAAACACCCGTCCGACAATATTTTGTTCAGCTTCCTCAACAATTCCTGATTTTGTTCCTTGTTCAATTAGAATTTTAATTTCTTCTTCGGTGACTTCTGGATCTGTCGAGGTATGACTGCCTAAAAACCGAACAATTAATTCTGTAGACGCACTCAACAAATGAACAATAGGGGAACTGACGCGAGATAACCAACGCATAGGAATAGAAACGGTTGTTGCTATTAATTCAGGAGAATTCAGAGCCAACCGTTTAGGAACTAATTCCCCTACAATTAATGATAAATAGGTAATCGTAATAACGACAACGGTAAAACTAATGGCATTGCTGTAGGGTGCTAAAATTGGAATTTGCTTGAGTTGGGTATCTAATCGAGCCGAAATTGCCGCCCCTCCAAAGGCACCTGCTAAAATTCCAATTAAGGTAATTCCTACTTGCACCGTTGAGAGGAAACGATTCGGAGAGTTTGCTAATTCTAAAGCGACTTTTGCTTTTTTATTGCCTTGATTGGCTAACTGTTGTAACCGCACTTTACGGGAAGAAACAATCGCCATTTCGGACATCGCAAAAATACCATTGGCGAAAATCAGCAGAACAACAATCAAAATTTCTTGGAACACAGATGACATTTTAGGGTGAGGATAGGACAATAAAAGATTAGAATAACCGATCACATCTCAATGTGACGATCCTAAACCCCAAAGGTCAGATTGTGTCATCTGTGTTTAGGGGGGAAAATAATCTAACTTCTTTCGAGATCGAATCTTCTCGAATTCCTTAAAATAAGAGAACGACTGTTGTAGAGACGCGCCACGGCGCGTCTGTACACCGGGCTATGATCTGTTCCCTGTTCCCTGTTCCCTCCTCTATATGACATTTTCCTCTATCGTGCGTGCATTAGGACGATCGCCTCTAACGGCTGAACTCCTCAACAAACTGAATAAATTTCAATCCCTCTATCTCAACGGTATTCCTCGGCTTCCCAAGGGGTTAGTCGCGTCTACTTTAGCCCAGGAGTCGGGATTAAATTTATTGGTTGTTACCGCCACCTTAGAGGAAGCTGGACGCTGGGCGGCGCAACTAGAGGCTATGGGATGGACAACGGTTCACTTTTACCCCACGTCCGAGGCGTCCCCCTACGAGTCGGTGTCTTCTGAAGAAATGACCTGGGGACAAATGCAAGTGTTAGCCGACTTAGCGGGACGACTCCAAAACCCCGGTTCTCCCGTTGCGGTGGTCGCCACAGAACGCAGTTTACAACCCCATTTACCCCCCGTTGAGGTCTTTCAACCTTATTGTTTAACGCTGTATCGAGGGATGACGTTTGAAGGAAAAACCCTGGATCAACAGTTGGCTAAATTAGGCTATGAACGGGTAGCCACCGTCGAAACCGAAGGACAATGGAGTCGGCGCGGGGATATTGTTGATATTTTTCCCGTCGCGTCTGAATTACCCGTGCGTTTAGAATGGTTTGGAGATGAATTAGAACAAATTCGAGAACTCGATCCGACTACCCAAAGATCGTTAGATAAAATCGAAAGTTTGATTCTTACCCCGACGAATTTTGATGTCATGATTCAGGGGAATTTACCGGAAGCAGAAACCTTAATTACAGAAGTTGTTCCCCCAACTCCGACACCGGAATTTCAACTGGATAATGCTAATTATAAACCGCCAAAATCCTATCATCCATTACTGGGGTTAGCCTTTGAAAAACCGGCTTCTTTATTAGATTATTTAACGGATACCACTTTAATTGTTATTGATGAACTCGATCAATGTTGTGCCCATAGCGATCGCTGGTTAGAACATATTGAAGAACAATGGCAAACCTTACCTCAAAAACTGCCAAAAATTCACCGTTCGTTTACAGATTCTCTCCAAGAAATTGAAGGGTTTGACAAATTATATTTATCCGAATTAGCAGATTATCAACCCACTCTA
This Planktothrix sp. FACHB-1365 DNA region includes the following protein-coding sequences:
- a CDS encoding S8 family peptidase, whose product is MSKQSREFPHIYFPEKGKSENYTRPRQGGGSNPPPNRNRITHASYLEQVIGRAIQNANQLLTSRDPGLATGVPGFYLEFYIKADETIALKSLENQTKKIELVAVKKIPGEEDMVMATVFIPASASNYFLKKVEEYRDKNTKNDKPKNDALVSRLETVEIGTIKSLFTDDPALFPEDGREVWWEVWLRKGKQKEFKEITGKLEIPTKPHALSFPEREIVLAMSDMEAMARVIHNSDAVAELRIAKDTPSMFLEMPSLEQEQWVNDLEKRLLEPGKHAVSICLLDSGVNITHQLLSLGLASDDRHTVEPSWGVNDSPYWRGHGTAMAGLCLYSDSLIDLLATSEEVKLLHRIESVKILPNTGQNQPELYGAITEQGVFLPEIQAPDRRRVFCMAVTSPIDSKNRGTPSSWSAAVDQLCFNDGEFRRLMIISAGNIFQDIFSDNYLNINDIETIENPGQAWNALIVGAYTEKINILDPNYRGWQPLAHGGDLSPRSRTSVAWDTQWPIRPDVVFEGGNMAFDGQNPAETINDLCLLTTHYRPNIRMFDHMSDTSCATALASYMATRIMSEHPNYRPETVRALIVHSAEWTPAMQNHFQGASSKTARGSLLRRYGYGVPDLSRALQSASNDLTLIIEDELQSFCLGKSNIKTKEMKLHKLPWPSEELEKLGEANVELKITLSYFIEPNPGERGWAYRHRYPSHGLRFKVKDSLETDDEFQWRINEAVRNEEENKKSSSSPEDKNWFLGPNTRDGGSIHSDIWHGTAVELARKDAIAIYPVGGWWKEKKYLERYNEMAPYSLIISVRVPGVEVDIYTPVSNLVSTSIEIYA
- a CDS encoding SGNH/GDSL hydrolase family protein, giving the protein MQKLKLKAFSKILGQTALIALITFVMSEITLRIYNKINPSFVFYDSSYNRFRGKPNAPDYDFKLNSQGFKDVEFTVEKPAGIYRILGIGDSFAYGVVPYQYNYLTLLEEKLNQSGQKTEVINMGIPGMGPRDYLSILVNEGLKLNPDRVIVFFYIGNDFLDNYMTANLRTEEKSYVIALIKSLIKIQSNYKGKVLNPTTVKYNDNIPTFNDEKYLQDTVNKSNMFVRNPADGIFKSFVEDAVQDLLKIKQICDSQKIPLTVVIIPDEVQVNSQLQKQVKQVFDPKNENLLDFELPNRMLTEQLQQANIDYLDLLPYFKAASQQTRLYKPNDTHWNISGNRLAAELITQHLTSKNNQP
- a CDS encoding hemolysin family protein, producing MSSVFQEILIVVLLIFANGIFAMSEMAIVSSRKVRLQQLANQGNKKAKVALELANSPNRFLSTVQVGITLIGILAGAFGGAAISARLDTQLKQIPILAPYSNAISFTVVVITITYLSLIVGELVPKRLALNSPELIATTVSIPMRWLSRVSSPIVHLLSASTELIVRFLGSHTSTDPEVTEEEIKILIEQGTKSGIVEEAEQNIVGRVFELGDRQVRTLMTPRPEIFWIDIDDPVEENRQSISESSYTRILVCQEDLDHVVGFIKVTDLLTQSLSGQPLDLTANLRRPLFVPETTSVLKILELFKQGETHFALVVDEYGVIQGLVTLNDILMELVGDIPSWENPEEPQKVQREDGSWLLDGMLPVEEFLELFNLEHLLEESEGNYHTVAGFVITHLGRIPTAADHFEWQNLRIEVMDMDGNRVDKVLIVPLPDPENYPASALEPEEG